From Planctomycetota bacterium:
CGGGCGCGTCGGCCAAACGCGTGCATATCCGCCGTTTGTTGGAATCGCCGAAGGAGCTCGAACGCTTTCAAATCCTCGCGATCCCGGGCGGGTTCAGCTACGGCGATGACATCGCGGCAGGCCGGATCCTTGCGGACCAGTGCAATCGCCAACTTGCCGATCCCCTGCGTGACTTCGTCTCGGCCAGCAAACCGATCATTGGCGTTTGCAACGGCTTCCAGGTCCTTCTGCAAACCGCCCTGCTCCCCGGCGGTGCACTTTCCGGGAAAGTCGCGTTGGCGGATAATGCGCTGCCGAGATTTCAAGATCGCTGGGTCACGCTCGAGCGGCAGACCGATCACTGCGTCTGGACCAAGAACCTCACAGAACCGCTCGAGGTTCCAATCGCTCA
This genomic window contains:
- a CDS encoding phosphoribosylformylglycinamidine synthase subunit PurQ; this encodes GASAKRVHIRRLLESPKELERFQILAIPGGFSYGDDIAAGRILADQCNRQLADPLRDFVSASKPIIGVCNGFQVLLQTALLPGGALSGKVALADNALPRFQDRWVTLERQTDHCVWTKNLTEPLEVPIAHGEGRVAVTDDATLEQLRTDGHVALTYTDENPNGSAGNIAGLTDATGLVFGLMPHPERYVTAAQHPAWTRRNDKPDAEAPGLSIFRAGVAAVR